One genomic window of Methanosarcina acetivorans C2A includes the following:
- the fpoF gene encoding F420H2 dehydrogenase subunit FpoF: MPPKIAEVIDYDVCAACGACEAVCPIGAVTVKKAAGIRDPNDLSLYEKGGGYQVCEGCLTCSRVCPVVDGFIQDELTNVRKFFGARSKDNVGSQDGGVASGILKSLFKQGKIDCAVGITRNEKWEPEVVLLTSAEDVERTRGTKYTSDPVLAALREAFEKYDRIAVIGVPCQAHAAHLIRENVNEKIVLIIGLLCMESFHHDVMLEKIIPEILKVKLEDIRKMEFTKGKFWVYTKDGEVHSVPIKDVAKFARNPCHHCCDYTSVFADISVGSVGAPDGWNSVFIRTEIGEKYFDMVREDMEIMEDPKPGLELVEKLIGMKRKGNAEHFLEVCEKFSFETGIRNETI, from the coding sequence TTGCCACCAAAGATTGCAGAAGTCATTGATTATGACGTATGCGCAGCCTGCGGGGCATGCGAGGCCGTATGTCCCATCGGGGCTGTTACCGTAAAGAAGGCGGCAGGAATTCGAGATCCGAACGATCTGAGCCTGTATGAGAAAGGAGGCGGATACCAGGTTTGTGAAGGTTGCTTAACCTGTAGCCGGGTCTGTCCGGTAGTTGACGGTTTCATCCAGGACGAACTTACAAATGTGCGCAAGTTCTTCGGTGCAAGGTCAAAGGACAATGTAGGCAGCCAGGACGGTGGAGTAGCCAGCGGCATCCTCAAATCTCTCTTCAAGCAGGGTAAAATCGACTGTGCAGTCGGAATTACCAGAAATGAGAAATGGGAACCTGAAGTTGTCCTGCTGACAAGTGCGGAAGACGTGGAACGGACAAGAGGGACAAAGTACACCTCGGACCCCGTGCTCGCAGCGCTCAGGGAAGCCTTCGAAAAGTACGACCGGATTGCAGTTATCGGAGTCCCCTGCCAGGCTCATGCTGCACATTTAATCCGGGAAAATGTAAACGAAAAGATCGTGCTCATTATCGGACTGCTCTGTATGGAAAGTTTCCATCATGATGTCATGCTCGAAAAGATCATTCCTGAAATTCTCAAGGTAAAGCTCGAAGACATCCGGAAGATGGAGTTCACCAAGGGTAAGTTCTGGGTCTACACTAAGGACGGGGAGGTCCACTCCGTGCCCATCAAAGACGTGGCCAAGTTTGCCAGAAACCCCTGCCACCACTGCTGTGATTATACATCGGTCTTTGCCGATATCTCGGTAGGTTCGGTCGGGGCTCCTGACGGGTGGAACTCGGTCTTCATAAGAACCGAAATCGGAGAGAAGTACTTCGATATGGTCCGCGAGGATATGGAGATCATGGAAGACCCCAAGCCGGGCCTCGAACTTGTCGAAAAGCTTATCGGGATGAAGCGTAAGGGTAATGCTGAACATTTCCTTGAAGTTTGTGAGAAGTTCAGCTTTGAGACCGGAATCCGCAATGAAACGATCTGA
- the mer gene encoding 5,10-methylenetetrahydromethanopterin reductase — MKFGIEFVPSDPALKIAYYAKLSEQQGFDYVWITDHYNNRDVYSTLTVLALNTNSIKIGSGVTNSYTRNPAITASSIASIAEISGGRAVLGLGPGDKATFDAMGIAWEKPLATTKEAIQAIRDFIAGKKVSMDGEMVKFAGAKLAFKAGNVPIYMGAQGPKMLELAGEVADGVLINASHPKDFEVAVEQIRKGAEKVGRDPSEVDVTAYACFSIDKDPAKAINAAKVVVAFIVAGSPDLVLERHGIPVDAKKQIGDAIAKGDFGALMGGLVTPQMIEAFAICGTPEDCMKRIKDLEAIGVTQIVAGSPIGPEKEKAIKLIGKEIIAKM, encoded by the coding sequence ATGAAGTTCGGAATCGAATTTGTGCCGAGCGATCCTGCTTTAAAGATCGCATATTACGCAAAGCTCTCAGAACAGCAGGGATTCGACTACGTCTGGATCACTGATCACTACAACAACCGTGACGTATATTCCACTCTTACCGTTCTCGCTCTGAATACCAACAGCATCAAGATTGGCTCCGGTGTCACAAACTCCTATACCAGGAACCCTGCAATTACAGCATCAAGCATTGCTTCCATCGCCGAAATTTCCGGCGGCAGGGCAGTCCTCGGACTCGGACCCGGAGACAAGGCAACCTTCGATGCCATGGGCATTGCCTGGGAAAAGCCTCTTGCAACCACCAAAGAAGCAATCCAGGCAATCAGAGATTTCATTGCCGGCAAAAAAGTCTCCATGGACGGCGAAATGGTCAAGTTCGCAGGTGCAAAGCTCGCTTTTAAAGCTGGAAATGTTCCAATTTACATGGGTGCTCAGGGTCCCAAGATGCTCGAACTTGCCGGTGAAGTTGCAGACGGCGTCCTGATCAACGCTTCCCATCCGAAGGACTTTGAAGTCGCCGTGGAACAGATCCGCAAGGGCGCTGAAAAAGTCGGTCGCGACCCAAGCGAAGTCGATGTCACCGCATACGCTTGCTTCTCCATTGACAAAGACCCCGCAAAAGCCATCAACGCTGCAAAAGTAGTGGTCGCCTTCATCGTTGCAGGTTCCCCTGACCTTGTCCTTGAAAGGCACGGAATCCCTGTCGACGCCAAGAAGCAGATCGGTGACGCTATTGCCAAAGGAGATTTCGGAGCCCTCATGGGTGGACTTGTTACCCCCCAGATGATCGAAGCCTTTGCAATCTGCGGAACTCCTGAGGACTGCATGAAGAGGATTAAAGATCTTGAGGCAATCGGAGTCACCCAGATTGTCGCCGGATCCCCGATCGGTCCTGAGAAAGAAAAAGCAATAAAGCTTATAGGCAAAGAGATCATTGCAAAGATGTAA
- a CDS encoding desulfoferrodoxin FeS4 iron-binding domain-containing protein, which translates to MAVSRKGEKYRCEICGNEVVVTEVGGGTLVCCGEDMTLIEE; encoded by the coding sequence ATGGCTGTATCCAGAAAAGGAGAAAAGTACCGCTGCGAGATCTGCGGCAACGAAGTCGTTGTAACAGAAGTAGGAGGCGGAACACTTGTTTGCTGCGGAGAAGATATGACTCTCATTGAAGAATAA
- a CDS encoding DUF2180 family protein, translating into MKCYECAREGKDTDAVGICIVCGRGVCKEHLIHEETPAWEGDYPIELKPDKEHIKRIVCVPCHEALKENCLFNEVC; encoded by the coding sequence ATGAAGTGTTACGAATGTGCCAGAGAGGGCAAAGATACGGATGCTGTGGGAATTTGTATCGTATGTGGAAGAGGAGTTTGCAAAGAACACCTTATCCATGAGGAAACACCTGCGTGGGAAGGCGACTATCCTATCGAACTTAAGCCTGACAAGGAACACATTAAAAGGATCGTCTGTGTCCCCTGCCATGAAGCTCTGAAGGAGAACTGTCTGTTTAATGAGGTTTGCTGA
- a CDS encoding DUF2180 family protein encodes MLKCYDCLEEGKDSEAVGVCIVCGKGLCMEHIQQVEFPMKGGGYPLPHKTLKKGLPRMMCKECISSILGDGFCV; translated from the coding sequence ATGCTGAAATGTTACGATTGCCTTGAAGAGGGTAAAGACAGCGAAGCCGTAGGTGTTTGCATCGTCTGCGGGAAAGGGCTCTGCATGGAACATATCCAGCAGGTAGAATTCCCAATGAAGGGAGGAGGGTACCCGCTGCCCCACAAAACTCTAAAGAAAGGGCTTCCCAGGATGATGTGTAAGGAATGCATCAGTTCTATTCTCGGGGACGGGTTCTGCGTTTGA
- a CDS encoding carboxymuconolactone decarboxylase family protein has protein sequence MTEHEEILESMGEKMGFTPQVLETLGDLDPEFLHKYRRCDHKILTDGALPSKVKILMALAVVASKQCESCTVAQMKSALKNGATKEEIMETMEVIFITSGAPAVAACRNALKMLKDM, from the coding sequence ATGACAGAGCATGAAGAGATACTGGAGAGTATGGGAGAAAAAATGGGATTCACTCCGCAAGTTCTGGAGACGCTGGGGGATCTTGATCCGGAATTCCTGCACAAATACAGGAGATGCGATCACAAAATACTGACGGACGGAGCTCTTCCATCCAAAGTGAAAATTCTCATGGCTCTTGCAGTTGTGGCATCAAAGCAGTGCGAATCCTGTACCGTAGCCCAGATGAAAAGTGCGCTTAAAAACGGAGCTACCAAAGAAGAGATCATGGAGACAATGGAAGTCATCTTCATCACCTCAGGTGCTCCTGCCGTAGCTGCATGCAGGAATGCTCTTAAAATGCTGAAAGATATGTAA
- a CDS encoding class II SORL domain-containing protein — MAEEKINKPADPNNLTDGEKKHIPIINVPETIVAGEPFDVTVEVGIIPHVMEEKHHIEWIELYLNDKKIRRAELSLENKKAEATFTVEADKSLAGKESKLRALENCNIHGLWEEFMTIKMS; from the coding sequence ATGGCGGAAGAAAAAATAAACAAGCCTGCGGATCCTAACAACCTTACCGACGGCGAGAAAAAGCACATCCCAATAATAAACGTACCGGAAACTATCGTTGCAGGAGAGCCTTTTGATGTGACCGTGGAAGTGGGGATAATTCCTCATGTAATGGAGGAAAAGCATCACATTGAATGGATCGAACTCTACCTCAACGACAAAAAAATAAGGAGAGCGGAACTCTCCTTAGAAAACAAGAAGGCTGAAGCCACATTCACGGTTGAGGCCGACAAATCTCTGGCAGGAAAAGAGAGCAAACTCCGGGCTCTTGAAAACTGCAATATCCATGGGCTCTGGGAAGAGTTCATGACTATCAAGATGAGCTAA